Genomic DNA from Streptomyces sp. NBC_01298:
GGGCGCCGCCCCCGCCGGGCCCGCCTTCAACATAGACACCGACAACTTCCTGGAGTGGGCGCAGCCCAGCGACGACATGGCCGGGGTGTCGCCGAACGCGGACCTGTTCGGGCCCATGGACGTGACCGTCTTCCTCTGGATCAACCGCCTCACCGCCCTCGCGGTCTTCGACGCGCTGGCTCCGTACCACGACACCGCGGTGGGCGTGTACTCCCAGATCGCCCGCCGGCCGGCGTCCGACTCCGCCACCAACCGCAACCTGAACACGGCTGCCATCCACGCCACGTACCAGATGTGGAAGCGCGTGCTGCCGTCGAAGATGGCGAACACGCGGGCCATGATGACCTCGATGGGCCTCAACCCCGACGACGAGTCGACGGACCTGACCACCCCGGTCGGTATCGCCAACGCCGCGGCCAAGGCCGTGTGGGAAGGCCTGAAGGACGACGGCATGAACTTCCTCGGTCACGAGGGCGGCCGGAAGTACAACCCCAAGCCGTGGTCGGACTACACCGGCTACAAGCCCGTGAACTCGGCCTGGGAAGTGAAGAACCCCTCGCGCTGGCAGCCGCAGCTCGTCCCCCACAACGGCCGCCGGCTCGGCGGTGGCCACGGTGACGTGGGCATCTACACCGTCCAGCACATGGTCACCCCGCACCTGCGCAAGGTGAAGGCTCACATCTTCGACAAGCCGGAGCGCTTCCACCTCCCCCGGCCGAACCACATCGACCACACCAACCCGCGCGCCTACAAGCGCTCGGTGGACGAGATCCTCAGCGCGTCGGCGAACCTCACCGACCGTCAGAAGCTGCTCGCCGAGGTCATGGACAACAAGATCTGGGGCATCGGGCACTCGGCGATCGTCATGGCACGCAAGCACAGCGCCGAGCTGGGCTTCCACGGCTGGATCCACTACATGCTGGAGCACATCCTGGCCACGTTCGAGGTGACCATCGCCGCGTGGAACCAGAAGATCAACTACGACGCCGTGCGCCCCGTCACCGCCATCCGCCACGTCTACGGCAAGTCCAAGGTCACCGCCTGGGGCGGCCCGGGCAAGGGCACGGTCAAGGACATCCAGGCCGACGAGTGGAACAGCTACCTCGGCGTGAGCGACCACTCGGAGTACCCGTCGGGCTCCACCACGGTCGCGGCGGCCTCGGCCCAGTCCGCACGGCGCTACTTCGGCACCGACGAGCTGGGCTGGAAGTTCACCATCAAGGCCGGCAACTCGATCGTGGAGCCGGGCGTCACGCCGGCTGCCGACCTCGAGATCAACATCCGCACCTGGACCGAGTTCGCGCAGATCTGCGCCGACAGCCGGGTGTGGGGCGGTGTCCACTTCCAGACCACGGTCAACCGCTCGCTGGAGTTCGGCCGCCAGTTCGGTGACCTGGCCCACGAGTTCGTCCAGGGCCACGTCAAGGGCAACGTCAAGGGCTGATCCCTTCCCCACCGCGGCGGCGGGCGTCCCGCCCGCCGCCGCGTTTCGACGCGGCCGGCCGCACCCTGCCACGCCCGCGCAGCATTCCTCTCCCAAGGCAAGGAACTGTCATGACGACGTCCGGACACACTTCTGTCTCAGGCTCCTCGCTGGGCCGCAGGTCGCTGCTGGTCGGCAGTGCCGCGGCCATGGCCATGTCCACACTGGCCTTCGCACGCACGGCCGGTGCAGCCACGACCGACGAGATCCCCAAGATCGATTTCGACCTGGACAAGGGCAACTACATCAAGTGGGCCCAGGTCGACGAGGACCACGCCAGTGGTTCGGCGGCAAGGCTCGCGTTCATCGGTCCGATGGACGCGACCGTCTTCCTGTGGACCAGCCGCGTGGCGATGCTGTCGGTGTTCGACGCGCTGGCCCCGTACCACGAGACCGCGGTCGGCCTCTACTCGCGGATCCCGCGCCGGCCCTCCAGCGAGTCCGCCACCAACCGCAACATGAACATCGCCACCATCTACGCCCAGCTCGGCATCTGGAAGCGGATGCTGCCGAACGACATCGGCGCCATCCGGCAGATGATGGTCGCGTTCGGTCTGAACCCCGACGACACCTCGGAAGACCTGAGCAGCCCGATCGGCATCGGCAACGTGGCCGCCAAGACCGCCTGGGCGGCCCTGAGCCACGACGGCATGAACGCCCTCGGCAACGAGGGCGGCCGCGAGTACAACCAGCAGCCGTGGGCGGACTACACGGGCTACGTGCCCGTCAACACGCCCTACAAGCTGAGCAACCCCTCGCGCTGGCAGCCGCAGCTCGGTGCCCACAACGGCCGTCGTGTCGGTGGCGGCCCGGGTGACATGGGCATCTTCGTCAGCCAGCACTTCGTGACCCCGCAGATCCGGCGGGTGAAGGCCCACATCTTCGCCGACCCCTCGAGGCACCAGCTCCCGGCGCCCACGCACAGCGACCACACCGACGTCCGCGCCTACAAGCGCTCGGTGGACGAGATCATCGAGGCGTCCGCCAACCTCAACGACGAGCGCAAGGCGCTCGCCGAGATCATGGACAACAAGCTCTGGGGCATCGGCTACTCGTCCGTCGTCGTCGCGCGCCACCACGACAAGGACGATTCGATGGGCGTCCAGGGCTGGGCCCAGTGGCTGCTCCAGCACATCCTGGCGACGTTCGACACCCTGATCGCCGCCTGGCACCAGAAGCACAAGTACGACGCGGTGCGCCCGATCAGCGCGGTCCGCCACGTGTACGGCGACCGCCGGATCACCGCCTGGGGCGGCCCGGGCAAGGGCACGGTCACCAACATCCGCGCCTCCGAATGGCGCAGCTACCTGCCGGTCAGCGACCACCCCGAGTACCCCTCGGGCTCCACGACCATCTGCGCCGCGGGCTCGCAGACGGCCCGGCGCTTCTTCGGCTCCGACGCCCTCGACTGGACGATCAACTTCCCGGCCGGCTCCACGCTGATCGAGCCGGGCATCGCTCCGGCCAAGGACCTGAAGATCCACTTCAACACGTTCACCGACCTCGACAAGGCGTGCGCCCGCAGCCGCGTGGACGCCGGCGTCCACTTCGGCAAGACGGTCGAGCGCTCCCTGGAGTTCGGAAAGCAGTTCGGCGACATGGCACACGAGTTCGTGAAGCGCCAGGTCGAGGGCAACGTCAAGCACTGACGTCGCCCGAAGGCGGTGGTCCTTCCAGGCCCCGCCGCCGCGCTCCGCTCTCACCGCCCGCGCCGGAAGGCGTCGGCGAACCATCGACATCCCGTTGCTGACGAAAGGGCCTCCACAGGCTCGCCTCTGGAGGCCCTTTCCATGCCAATAAAGAGGAAGACGATCATGACCCTCGGATTCAACTCCGCCCCGTCGCTGGGCCGCAGGTCCCTGCTGGTCGGCGGCAGCTCCGCCGCCCTGACGATGCTGGCCTTCTCCCGCACGGCCGGTGCCGCCACGACCGACGAGCCCCCCAAGATCGAATTCGATCTGGACAAGGACAACTACATCAAGTGGGCCCAGCCCACCAAGGACGAGCACGGCAAGTACTCGCCCAGCCTGGACTTCATCGGCCCGATGGACGCGACCGTCTTCCTGTGGACGAACCGCGCCGCGATCCTGGCGGTGTTCGACGCGCTGGCCCCGTACCACGAGACCGCGGTCGGCATCTACTCGCAGATCCCGCGCCGGCCCTCCAGCGAGGCCGCCACCAACCGCAACATGAACATCGCCTCCATCTACGCCCAGCTCGGCATCTGGAAGCGCCTGCTGCCGCGCAACATCGGCCGCCTGCGCCAGCTGATGGTCGCGTTCGGTCTGAACCCCGAGGACACCTCGGAGGACCTGAGCAGCCCGATCGGCATCGGCAACGTGGCCGCCAAGACCGCCTGGGCGGCCCTGAGCCACGACGGCATGAACGTCCTCGGCAACGAGGGCGGCCGCGAGTACAACCTGCAGCCGTGGGCGGACTACACCGGCTACGTTCCGGTGAACACTCCCTACAAGGTCACCGACGCCTCGCGCTGGCAGCCGCAGCTCGGTGCCCACAACGGCCGTCGTGTCGGTGGCGGCCCGGGTGACATGGGCATCTTCGTCGGCCAGAGCTTCGTGACCCCGCAGATCCGGCTGACCAAGGCCCACATCTTCTCGGACCCCTCCAAGTACCAGCTCGCCGCGCCGAACCACACCGACCGCGCCAACTCGCGCGCCTACAAGCGGGCCGTGGACGAGATCATCGAGGCGTCCGCCAACCTCAACGACGAGCGCAAGGCGCTCGCCGAGATCATGGACAACAAGCTCTGGGGCATCGGCTTCTCCTCCATCGTCGTCGCGCGCAACAACGACAAGGTCAACGCGATGGACATCTTCGAGTGGGCCCACTGGACGCTCCAGAGCATCCTGGCGACCTTCGACACCCTGATCGCCGCCTGGCACCAGAAGCACAAGTACGACGCGGTGCGCCCGGTCACCGCGGTCCGCCACGTGTACGGCAACCGCCGCATCACCGCCTGGGGCGGCCCGGGCAAGGGCACGGTCACCAACATCCGCGCCTCCGAGTGGTCCAGCTACCTGCCGGTCAGCGACCACCCCGAGTACCCCTCGGGCTCCACGTCGATCTGCGCCGCGGGCTCGCAGACGGCCCGGCGCTACTTCGGCTCCGACGAACTCGACTGGACGATCGACTTCGCGGCCGGCTCCATGCTGGTCGAGCCGGGCATCGCTCCGGCCAAGGACCTGAAGATCCACTTCAACACGTTCACCGACCTCGACAAGGCGTGCGCCCGCAGCCGCGTGGACGCCGGCGTCCACTTCGGCACGACGGTCGAGCGCTCCCTCGAGTTCGGCCGGAAGTTCGGCGACATGGCCCACGAGTTCGTGAAGCGCCAGGTCGAGGGCAACGTCAAGCACTGACGTCCCCGCCACACCTGAAAAAGCTGGGCAGTTCACGCAAGACGCTCGGCCGGGGCTTCCCGGCCGAGCGTCTTGCGTGGTCCGGAGGCCTCACGCGAGCACCGTGACGGCGACGAGTCGGCCGCCTGCGCTGATCGCACAGGCGGCCGAAACCGCGTCGGAGCCGACGGGCCATTGCGCCGCTCCCGGCCGGTCCGTTCGCTGATGCCGACGGTCTTGCATGCTTCTCGGTTGCTCAGCCCTTGGCCCACGAGCAGCAAGCATCGCTCCCGCTCCTTGCGAAGCTTCTTGTGCCCACCGACACCTGGTTGCGACGATCACTAGAACTCAAGGTTTCGAGTACCGGGGCCGTCTCACGCACGGATCCACCGCGTCACACGTCGCCGGGCCCGTTCTCGGCCGGGCGTCCGACGGCTGCGGGGTGCTCCAGCACCGACAGGGCGCGTCCGATCATCTCCACCAGATCGGTGTCCTCGGGGTGGTCTCCCCACAGGACCTGGTGGAAGGCGCCCGTCATCGCTCCGACCAGGACGCGAAGCTCGAGGTTGTCCGCCGTCAGGCCGGACCGTTCGGCGAACACCTCGCTCACGGACTCGATCCACCTGTCCTGC
This window encodes:
- a CDS encoding DUF6851 domain-containing protein, translating into MTTSGHTSVSGSSLGRRSLLVGSAAAMAMSTLAFARTAGAATTDEIPKIDFDLDKGNYIKWAQVDEDHASGSAARLAFIGPMDATVFLWTSRVAMLSVFDALAPYHETAVGLYSRIPRRPSSESATNRNMNIATIYAQLGIWKRMLPNDIGAIRQMMVAFGLNPDDTSEDLSSPIGIGNVAAKTAWAALSHDGMNALGNEGGREYNQQPWADYTGYVPVNTPYKLSNPSRWQPQLGAHNGRRVGGGPGDMGIFVSQHFVTPQIRRVKAHIFADPSRHQLPAPTHSDHTDVRAYKRSVDEIIEASANLNDERKALAEIMDNKLWGIGYSSVVVARHHDKDDSMGVQGWAQWLLQHILATFDTLIAAWHQKHKYDAVRPISAVRHVYGDRRITAWGGPGKGTVTNIRASEWRSYLPVSDHPEYPSGSTTICAAGSQTARRFFGSDALDWTINFPAGSTLIEPGIAPAKDLKIHFNTFTDLDKACARSRVDAGVHFGKTVERSLEFGKQFGDMAHEFVKRQVEGNVKH
- a CDS encoding DUF6851 domain-containing protein, with amino-acid sequence MTLGFNSAPSLGRRSLLVGGSSAALTMLAFSRTAGAATTDEPPKIEFDLDKDNYIKWAQPTKDEHGKYSPSLDFIGPMDATVFLWTNRAAILAVFDALAPYHETAVGIYSQIPRRPSSEAATNRNMNIASIYAQLGIWKRLLPRNIGRLRQLMVAFGLNPEDTSEDLSSPIGIGNVAAKTAWAALSHDGMNVLGNEGGREYNLQPWADYTGYVPVNTPYKVTDASRWQPQLGAHNGRRVGGGPGDMGIFVGQSFVTPQIRLTKAHIFSDPSKYQLAAPNHTDRANSRAYKRAVDEIIEASANLNDERKALAEIMDNKLWGIGFSSIVVARNNDKVNAMDIFEWAHWTLQSILATFDTLIAAWHQKHKYDAVRPVTAVRHVYGNRRITAWGGPGKGTVTNIRASEWSSYLPVSDHPEYPSGSTSICAAGSQTARRYFGSDELDWTIDFAAGSMLVEPGIAPAKDLKIHFNTFTDLDKACARSRVDAGVHFGTTVERSLEFGRKFGDMAHEFVKRQVEGNVKH
- a CDS encoding DUF6851 domain-containing protein, which encodes MTTSGSSPVAGLARRSLMFAGLGGAATVALTGLGSGTAAAATGAAPAGPAFNIDTDNFLEWAQPSDDMAGVSPNADLFGPMDVTVFLWINRLTALAVFDALAPYHDTAVGVYSQIARRPASDSATNRNLNTAAIHATYQMWKRVLPSKMANTRAMMTSMGLNPDDESTDLTTPVGIANAAAKAVWEGLKDDGMNFLGHEGGRKYNPKPWSDYTGYKPVNSAWEVKNPSRWQPQLVPHNGRRLGGGHGDVGIYTVQHMVTPHLRKVKAHIFDKPERFHLPRPNHIDHTNPRAYKRSVDEILSASANLTDRQKLLAEVMDNKIWGIGHSAIVMARKHSAELGFHGWIHYMLEHILATFEVTIAAWNQKINYDAVRPVTAIRHVYGKSKVTAWGGPGKGTVKDIQADEWNSYLGVSDHSEYPSGSTTVAAASAQSARRYFGTDELGWKFTIKAGNSIVEPGVTPAADLEINIRTWTEFAQICADSRVWGGVHFQTTVNRSLEFGRQFGDLAHEFVQGHVKGNVKG